In Sediminispirochaeta bajacaliforniensis DSM 16054, the DNA window AAGAGATGAATGAATGGTTCGTAACGACCTTCTTCGGCAAGGGCTTCATCTTTTTTCTCAAAAAAGCCGATTCGCCATTCGTCGGTGCTCCATCCTTCCTTGTGTCCATCGACTTCGAGCGTATAACTTTTTTCGATGCCTGATTGTCTCAGGATGGGGAGCATGCTTCCGTTCGGAACCAGACTTTCGTCGGGACTCCAATATACAACGCCATAGCCAATATAATTACTTCCGCACCCGCTCAAGAAAAGCAGTGCAAACAGGAACGAAAGGGTCGTACCAATGACGACCCGTTTTCTTAACGTACAGTTTCTCATGCAGGTGATAGTAAACGGAGAGTGGGCTTACGTCAATGTTCGTTGCAAATAACGGCAATTCTTCCCTTTTCGATCAAGCCGATGTTATGGTCGTTTGAAAGTATTTGCCCCGAAGCCTCGGAGGTAACGACCATATCCGTCGTATATCTGCCGTACAACTCTCTTGCAGTGATTCTCAGCGGGGTTTGACCAACTCTGCTTTGAGCTTCTTTCATTTGTTCGGGTGAAAGGTAGCGCACCATTCCCTGAGTCGAAAGAATATCGGGATCAACCATCGAGCGATCGATAACAGGGTTCATTTCTTCGTCGAAGATCCTTGGAAAGAGCCCTCTGCGGAGGCTCGATGCAGTAAAAAGCCCGTGGACCGGTAGCCTGTCTTCAACATAGATGAGAATTCCGGTATATTGAGCGCCCGGATCGAGGCTTATTTTTCGATTCGGGGGATAGGCGACAGTGTGGTTGATAAAAAGCCTTACAATCTCGGGATATACGTGAAGCTCGAAACTGCATCTCCATGAGGAGAGATCGGTGGTATAGTGACTTTCCTGCCGTTCGGCTGTTTGTGCCAGCGCGGTCAATTCACTTCTCAAATCAGGATTTTCTTCTATTGCATCCCCTATTGTTGTGCTGCTGTCGATGGTTATCGAAAGCAGTGTATCAAGAAAAATAGAGGGGAAAGCCCTATCTATTTTCCGTTCCATCTGTTTTCTTGTTGAAGGAAGAAGGGGATCCTGTTCACCTATCGGCAGCTCGATTTTCCATTGAAGAATCCCAAGGCCCCAGTCGTTTGTGAAGGTCCAGCTGCCGGGAAAGGAAGCCGAGCTTGTTACGGGGGCCGCAAAAATCGAGACGGGAAGTATGCACAAGAGGGATAGGAATGCTTTGATCAACAGTTCTCTCACCTGTTGCAACTCCTTAATTGATCTCGGGGACAAGAAGTCTGTGTCCGGGATAGATTGTATCGGTCATCGCTATACCATTCTTCTGCGCGATAGCCTCCGGTGTGGTCCCGTATCGTTTTGCGATTGCCCAGAGCGTTTCCCCCTGATCCACGGTATGGACACCGGTAAAGTCGGCCAGTTCCTCTTCGGATACCATTGACCGGCTGCTTTTGTACGGCCCTGTTTCCCGTATTACCGGGACAATAAGGCGGGAACCGATGCGAAGGCGTTCGGGTACAATCCCCGGATTGCTTGCTATGATGGCGGAAATTGGAATACCGAAATGGGCGGAGATGGCATAGAGTGTGTCTCCATCCCCGATGCTAAGCACCGTATAGTGCATCAGTTCCGCAGCATCCCTTCGGGTCAGCGCCTTTTTTACTATATCGGCCTGATCAGCCGGAACCTTCAGCGCATAATCTCCTCGTGAGGGGGGTGTCACCCCATAAAGGAGTTCGGCATTGCCCCTTTCAAGCAGATCCAGCTCTATCCCCGTACTTTCGGCAAGCAGTGGGAGGGAAATCTGGCCGCTGATAGGTACTTTACTCCATTCTATCGGTTCATCCCATGAAATTCGAAAACCGTAACGACCCGGATGCGAGGCGATCGCCGCCACGGCAAGAAATTTCGGTACATAGCGGATTGTTTGGCGCGGAAGCAGGCCCCTGCGGGATAGTTCCCAAAAATCCGAGGTTCCCGCCGCAGCAATGGTTCGCTGTACCTTTCCTAAACCGCAGTTGTAGGCGGCGAGGGCCAGGAGCCAGTCATTACCGAGTATCCGATAGTTATAGCTAAGCTTATCCAATGCCGCATCGGTACTTTTCCAGAAATCCCGCCGGTCGTCACGCCACTCGTCTACAACGATAGGGTAGGGCTCGATGCTGTTGAGCATGAATTGCCACAGGCCGACGGCCCCGGAACTACTAACGGCCCTTTCCCGGAAGGCCGATTCGACAACCGGCAGATAGAGCAACTCGGGAGGTAGGCCCTTTTCCTCTATTCGCTTTGCGATGTGAGCACGGAAGGGAAGGGCACGATTCAACACCCGATTGAGAAAATCTCGTCCCTCATCCTTTGTGTAATAGACGATATACTCTCCTACTAGTTTTCTCTTACCGATATCCAGGGTGAAACATTCCTGTGAACGGTGCCCTTGACGCGGCGGGGGGATGTGGAACCTCGCTTCATCGATGTTCTGATTGGCATTGATTTTACCGTTACGCGGAGGAAGAAAGGGAGCTTCCTCTGCAGCCGTAAAAGCAAAAGAAGAAAGGAAAAAAAGAGGAAGAAGAAAGAGGAAAAGAGGAATTGGTTCCCTTCTCCGGTAATCGCCGTTTTTATCCCGTTCCATCATCATTCCGCACAGCCGATCCCGTAAAGGGTTTATCGCCGAAATAAATTCCGGCCCATTCCCATCTGCCATGAATTTCGGGATCGGCCGGAAAATGGATCTTACGAAAGTAAAGATACCAGGTTCGGATTCGATAAGACCATCCGCTGGTCCAGAGATAGGCCTCCTGACTGTTTGAATCGGCGTCAAGCTTTGTTTCGTAGTGTATTCTTTGCGTCATAAAACCGCCGAGTCCCGCCAGAAACTCCGTATCGGCAGGAACCTTTTCCTGTTCCCAGCTGACGGCGAAAAAATCTACCTTTGCCCTGTATTTTGCAAGAAGCCTCGGATTACGGACCCTGATGGCGTAGGTCACCTTTTCAACCAAATCGTCCAGGGTTTCTGCGGTCCAATCCTTATTTTTGTATTCGTAAAATTCGACGATGGGCCGAACCTTTGCAATTGCATTGGGAACACCGGGAACCTGACTCTCCGGGTATTGAAGAAACTGGCGGTAGGCCTGCATGGAGAGGTCCCATTCTCCCAGCTCTTCATATGCCTTTGCCAAATAATAATAGATGGGGCCCTTATCGATTTCTTTTTCAAATCTGCTGAGCAGCTCCTTATAATAGGAGACCATGGCATCGGCTGAGCCGCCGGTTTCGATCAGGTTCGTGAGGCAAAGGTAGTGGACCGATTTTCCGCGTACCAGAAGATCGGAATAGTTTCTGAGGATTCGTTCATAATAGTGGGCGGCAAAGGGTGTGGCCCCGTTTTGTTTATACTGTTGTGCTACAATAAGAAGATAGTAAGCATTGAAGGGATCTTTGGGATGTTTTTCGACGTAGGTCGTTAAAAAAAGGTTGAGCAATTCCCGGTGAGGGGTACTGTTCATCACCTTAACAATCTCCTGGATGAGAATGAATCTGTTTTCCGGCGATTCTTCATCTTCCAGTGCCGTGAACAACTGTTTAAGTTCATCTTTCTGATCCTCGGAACCTGTCAGATAATGGTACCATGCAGGTTTGTGGAAGAGCGACGAAACAATATCGCCGTAAACCGTGGCGGTAGGAATGCCGATGATGAGGACAGAAATTAGGAAAACTAGCGCCCTTTTCATTTCGCGACAATGGTACCATGTTCCAGTCGGGGTTTGCAAGCCGCAGGGCTTCTGGTAGACTTGTCGATACATTTCTTGGAGGCGTGAATGGAAGAAAAGATTACTATGTCCGATGGAACATTGCGGGTTCCCGATTTCCCTATTATTCCCTTTATCGAAGGGGATGGAATCGGCCCGGATATATGGAAGGCTTCGGTCCGTGTGTTCGATGCTGCGGTTGAAAAAAGCTATGGATCAAAACGTTCGGTCGCATGGAAAGAGGTTCTTGCGGGAGAAAAGGCTTTTAACAATAACGGCCAGTGGCTTCCTCCTGAAACGGAAGCTGCATTGCGGGAATATCTTGTAGGCATTAAGGGCCCTCTCACCACCCCTGTCGGGGGCGGTTTTCGCAGTCT includes these proteins:
- a CDS encoding tetratricopeptide repeat protein; its protein translation is MKRALVFLISVLIIGIPTATVYGDIVSSLFHKPAWYHYLTGSEDQKDELKQLFTALEDEESPENRFILIQEIVKVMNSTPHRELLNLFLTTYVEKHPKDPFNAYYLLIVAQQYKQNGATPFAAHYYERILRNYSDLLVRGKSVHYLCLTNLIETGGSADAMVSYYKELLSRFEKEIDKGPIYYYLAKAYEELGEWDLSMQAYRQFLQYPESQVPGVPNAIAKVRPIVEFYEYKNKDWTAETLDDLVEKVTYAIRVRNPRLLAKYRAKVDFFAVSWEQEKVPADTEFLAGLGGFMTQRIHYETKLDADSNSQEAYLWTSGWSYRIRTWYLYFRKIHFPADPEIHGRWEWAGIYFGDKPFTGSAVRNDDGTG
- a CDS encoding lytic transglycosylase domain-containing protein, whose product is MADGNGPEFISAINPLRDRLCGMMMERDKNGDYRRREPIPLFLFLLPLFFLSSFAFTAAEEAPFLPPRNGKINANQNIDEARFHIPPPRQGHRSQECFTLDIGKRKLVGEYIVYYTKDEGRDFLNRVLNRALPFRAHIAKRIEEKGLPPELLYLPVVESAFRERAVSSSGAVGLWQFMLNSIEPYPIVVDEWRDDRRDFWKSTDAALDKLSYNYRILGNDWLLALAAYNCGLGKVQRTIAAAGTSDFWELSRRGLLPRQTIRYVPKFLAVAAIASHPGRYGFRISWDEPIEWSKVPISGQISLPLLAESTGIELDLLERGNAELLYGVTPPSRGDYALKVPADQADIVKKALTRRDAAELMHYTVLSIGDGDTLYAISAHFGIPISAIIASNPGIVPERLRIGSRLIVPVIRETGPYKSSRSMVSEEELADFTGVHTVDQGETLWAIAKRYGTTPEAIAQKNGIAMTDTIYPGHRLLVPEIN